TGGCAATAAAAGAAGAAGGCTTTGGTGAATTATTACCTGCGGCTGAAACTTTTATTATAGATGAAGCGCATCAGTTACCAGAAGTTGCTTCTCGTTTTTTTGGAAAAGGATCAAGTAGCAGACAGATAAATAATTTGATTAGTGACTGTATAGCTGAACAGGTAAAAGACGCACCTGAAGTAACAGAAATTCGTGATGCCTGTGATGAATTAAAAACGAAAATGGCTCAGTTCCGGCTTGCTTTCGGAACAGATAATCAACGCGATAGCTGGGCTAAAATAAGGTATAAACCTGCTCTGCAAAAAGCCAAAGAAAACCTTTTAAGTGATTTTCAGAATCTAACGGATATTCTTCAGGATGTAGCAGATAGAGGAAAAGGCCTGGAGCAGTGCGCTGTTCGATGTCTGGAAATTTTTCAGGCATTTAATGCTTATGGCGAAGAAGCATCTGATGAAATTACATCAATTTTCTGGTACGAAACATACAGCAAAGGTTTTGTTTTACATTCTACTCCTATCGATATAGCTGCATTATTTAAACAACAACGAGATGCTTTACCCGGTAGCTGGATTTTTACTTCTGCAACACTGGAAGTTGGTCATGATTTTGATCACTTTGCTCAGCGTTTAGGGCTTGATTCATATGAGCAAGGTAACTGGAATAGTCCCTTTGATTATCAGCAACAATCATTACTGTTTTTACCTGAAGATTTACCTGAACCTTCGAATTTCGATTACACAGAAAAATTAATACAAAAGGCAATACCGGTATTACAGGCTAGTAAGGGACGCGCATTTTTATTGTTCACCAGTTACCGTGCACTTAATGAAGCCGCTAAACTATTAGAAAGAAAAGTAGATTACCCAATTTTAATTCAGGGTAGTTTACCCAAGCACCAGTTACTCGAAAAATTTAGAGAGCTGGGCAATGCTATTTTACTTGGTACGAGTAGTTTCTGGGAAGGTGTTGATGTTAGAGGTGAGGCATTGTCTTGCGTTATTATAGATAAATTACCTTTTGCATCCCCCGGTGATCCTGTCATGCAGGCGAGGTTAGAAGGTATTCGTAAGCAGGGTGGCAACCCCTTTATGGATTATCAGTTACCTCAGGCTGTGATTTCCCTTAAGCAGGGTGCGGGACGATTAATTAGAGATATGAAAGATTATGGTGTTCTTATGATTGGTGATAACCGTCTTAAAACTAAACGTTACGGAAAAGTGTTTATTGAAAGTTTACCTGATATGCCACGTAGTAATCGATTAGAAGATGTTCAGGCATTTTATCAATCATGGGATGATAGTTAATTGTTATTGAGCCTTTAATAAGTGACTGGTAAATATATTTCATTCCAATTAATGCGTATTAAGAGATATTAAATAAATTATGAAAATTCTGGCAATTGATACTGCAACAGAAGCCTGCTCAGCCGCGCTTTATATTGATGGGGTCATTACTGAAGAATATCAGCTGGCTCCCAGGGATCACACCAAACTCATCCTTAAAATGGTTGAGTCCTTATTAGAGCAGGCAGAGCTTAAACTGACAGATCTGGATGCCCTGGCTTTTGGCCGAGGGCCCGGGTCATTTACAGGTGTGCGAATTTCAACGGGTGTTATTCAAGGGCTCGCTTTCGCCAGTGATCTTCCCGTTTTACCCGTTTCTACTCTAGCTGCTTTAGCACAACTTGCTTACGACAATCATGGTTATAAAGCAGTGCTCTCAGGAATAGACGCAAGAATGGGAGAGATATACTGGGGGAATTACCAGTTAGGCGAAAATGCTTTAATGGCATTAACGGGTGATGAAAAAGTGTCCCCGGCACAAAACATTAAATTACCTGTAGATGTATCGCACAAATGTTGTGGAGCGGGTAGTGCGTGGAAGAGTTACTCCCGCGAGTTAAATGAGACGCTGGGTGATCAAATAAATGATACTTATGCTGATTATTTACCCAGAGCATCTAGCATCACTAAACTTGCTGTAGAGGCATTTAATCAGGGTCTGGCGGTAAAGGCAGCTGAGGCATTGCCGGTATATTTGCGTAATGATGTAGCCAGGAAAAAAGCAGATCAATAAAATGACTGGTTGAGCATCCGTCTATGGATGAAAAAGTCAATATAAGGTAATATACCGCGCTTTCATACCAGCTAAAAATAAATTCGATTTATGCTAGAAATAAACCCGATACAAAACATGATTACTGATCTATCTGCTCGTACAGATGATCTCAGGGGGTATCTTTGACTTTGATACCCGTAAAGAAGAGCTAGACGAAGTAAATCGTGAATTAGAGCAACCTGATGTCTGGAATGATCAGGAACGTGCTCAGTCCTTAGGTAAAGATCGCTCAAGACTAGAAGCAATCGTACTTACTATTGTTAATCTTGATAATGGTCTGTCTGATGCCGCTGAACTTCTGGAAATGTCGGTCGAAGAGAATGATGAAGACAGTATTGAGTCTGTCTCACAAGACCTTGCTCAAATGGAAAAAGACATAGAAAAGCTTGAGTTCAGGCGTATGTTTTCAGGTGAAATGGATCATGCAAATGCTTTTCTCGATATTCAGTCAGGCTCAGGTGGTACTGAGGCTCAGGACTGGGCAGAAATGATTTTACGTATGTATTTACGCTGGGGTGAAGCTCATGGTTTTAAAACAGAATTAATAGAAGTGACAGCAGGTGATGTGGCGGGAATAAAAGGTGCTACTATCAGTTTTCAGGGTGATTATGCATATGGCTGGTTACGTACGGAAACCGGTGTACATCGGTTAGTTAGAAAATCACCATTTGATTCAGGTAGTCGCCGTCATACTTCTTTTGCTGCGGTATTTGTATCACCTGAGGTGGATGATGATATTGAAATAGATATTAATCCGGCTGATTTACGTATCGATGTCTATCGTGCATCAGGTGCGGGAGGTCAGCACATTAATAAAACTGAATCAGCTGTTCGTATCACGCATTTACCGACCAATGTCGTTGTACAATGTCAGAATGACCGATCACAACATAAAAATAAAGCCAGTGCGATGAAACAGCTTAAAGCAAAATTATATGAGCGTGAGTTGCAGATTCGTAGTGGTGATCAACAGGCTATAGAAGATAATAAATCTGATATAGGCTGGGGTAGTCAGATTCGTTCTTACGTTCTTGATTCTTCAAGAATAAAGGATTTACGCACAAACGTTGAAACCGGAAATACACAGGCTGTACTTGATGGTGGAATTGATATGTTTATAGAAGCAAGTTTAAAATCTGGCTTATAAATTTTACGCTATAACAATTAACAGAAAATATTAAATATTATGACTGACGAAAATAAAACCGAAGAAACACAACAAGACGAAAACAAGTTAATTGCTCAGCGTCGTGAAAAATTAACAGAAATGCGTGAAAATGGTAACGCGTTTCCTAATGATTTTCGTCGTGATAATTTAGCCGCAGAATTACATGCTGAATATGACGGTAAAACTAAAGAAGAACTTGAAGCGTTAAATATAAACGTTAAAGTTGCTGGCCGTATGATGGCAAAACGTATTATGGGTAAAGCCAGTTTTGCCCAGTTACAGGATATGTCTGGACGAATTCAGTTGTTCTTACAGCGTGACTCTTTACCTGAAGGACTCTATAACGAAGGTTTTAAGAAATGGGATATCGGCGATATTATTGGCGCTGAAGGTGTATTGTTTAAAACAAAAACAGACGAGCTTTCTGTTAAGTTAACTAACATACAGTTGTTAACAAAATCATTGCGCCCTCTACCTGAAAAATTTCATGGTCTGTCAGATCAGGAAACCCGTTATCGTCAGCGTTATGTTGATTTAATTATGAATCAGGAAGTGCGTGATACTTTTCATATGCGTTCAAAAATTGTAACTTACATACGTCGATTCTTTGAAGATCGAGGTTATATGGATGTAGAGACACCCATGTTACAAGGTATTCCTGGTGGTGCGACGGCAAGACCATTTGAGACACATCATAATGCGCTTGATATGCCTATGTTTATGCGGATTGCGCCTGAATTATATTTAAAGCGTTTAGTGGTTGGTGGCTTTGAGAAAGTTTTTGAAATTAACAGAAACTTTAGAAACGAAGGTGTTTCGACGCGACATAATCCTGAATTTACCATGCTTGAATTTTATCAGTCGTATGCTGATTACAACGATCTGATGGATATAACTGAAGCGTTATTACATGGTCTGGCAAAAGATGTAGTAGGTAAAGCGAAGATAGAGTATCAGGGTGATGTGTATGACTTCGGTAGTAAGTTTACACGTCTCTCAGTTTTTGATTCTATTCTAAAGTATAATCCCGAGCTCAAAGCATCAGATATTGACAATATGGAATCGGCTCGTAAAGTGGCTGAAAATCTCGAAATACCATTAAAAGATATTTATGGTCTGGGCAAGGTTCAAATTGAGATATTTGAAAAAACAGTTGAACACCGTTTAATGGATCCAACGTTTATTACTGAATACCCAACTGAAGTTTCACCACTTGCACGTAGAAATGATGATAATCATTTTATTACAGATCGTTTTGAGTTTTTCGTAGGTGGTCGAGAGATTGCAAATGGCTTCTCGGAATTAAATGATGCAGAAGATCAGGCTGAGCGTTTTAAACAGCAGGTGGCTGAAAAAGATGCGGGTGATAATGAAGCGATGCATTTTGATGCAGATTACATTCGTGCATTAGAACACGGCTTACCTCCAACAGCAGGTGAGGGTATTGGTATTGACAGGTTGGTTATGTTGTTAACTGATTCACCATCAATACGTGATGTTATTTTGTTCCCTCATATGCGAGCAGAAGTATAACGGATTTGTGTAGTGTCTGAATTTGATCTTATCAATCATTTTTTTAAATCCACTACAGTTAATCGTGCTGATGTTTTATTAGGTATAGGTGATGACTGTGCAATACTTTCACCACCTGATAATAAAAAATTAGCTGTTTCCACTGATACATTAATAAGTGGTGTGCACTTTCCAGAATCAGCAAGTGCGGAAGATATCGGTTATAAATCCCTTGCAGTTAATTTAAGTGATTTAGCTGCAATGGGTGCAGAGCCTGCATGGGTGAGTCTTGCAATAAGTTTACCTGAAGCAAATAAAGTCTGGTTAAAAAACTTTATATCAGGTTTTAATGAACTTGCTGAAAAGTTTAATGTTGCTTTAATTGGTGGAGATACAACACAGGGCCCGTTAAGTGTAACGATAAATGTCACTGGCTTTGTAGATCCAGATAAAGCACTAAAAAGAAGTAATGCCAGTCCTGGTGATTTTATTTTCGTAACAGGAGATATAGGTGATGCCCACTTAGGGCTTAAATCGATTTTAAATGATAATTTTAATAATCGACTTACGAATCAGCAGATATCATATTGTGAAAAAAAATTAAATCGACCACAACCAAGATTTGACGCAGGAAACCAGTTAAAGACATTTTCAGCTTCTGCTATTGATATCTCAGATGGTTTATTGGCTGATTTGAGTCATATATGTAAAGCTAGTAATGTGGGGGCGGTGTTAAATATTGATAAAATACCTGTTTCTGACGCTTTATTAAATTATTATCAGGATAAACCGGACTGGCATAGTGTGCTTACTGCGGGTGATGATTATGAGTTATGTTTTACCTGCCCGAAAAGTCAGTCTTTTGAGATGCAAAAAATCATGAAAGAAAATAATGTCACTGTTAGTTGTATAGGTGAGATTTCCGAAAATACTGAAATTATCTGTAAGTTAAATAATCAGAAATTAGATTTTGAACAAACTGGATATAATCATTTTTAATGAAAAATAATATAAAGATTCCGTTTTCATATATGAAAAACCCGGTGCATCTTGTTGCTGTAGGTTTTGGTTCAGGTTTAATGCCAAAAGCGCCAGGTACATTTGGAACGCTTGCAGCAATTCCTTTGTATCTAGTGATTAGCCAGTTTGATTTATGGTTGTATCTGGCACTTACCGTTATCGTAACAGTGTTAGGTGTATTTATTTGTGATTACACAAGTAAAGCCCTTGGTGTTCATGATCATTCAGGAATTGTGATTGATGAAATTGCTGGATATTTTATTACTATGATTGCAGTGCCAT
This genomic window from endosymbiont of Galathealinum brachiosum contains:
- a CDS encoding helicase produces the protein MVSKSSDLLSEQGVFAELLDGFTARSGQQALSSAIEKVIDKKKVLIAEAGTGIGKTFAYLVPAIISNRKVIISTGTRHLQDQLFHTDIPLVKKALKIDLPCSLLKGRSNYLCKYRLNIAHQQAFLTRETQDHLSRIRQWSKLTYSGDLAEMSEISEDARVWPIVTSTPDNCLGGECTDYSECFVVKARKDAQEADVVVVNHHLLLADMAIKEEGFGELLPAAETFIIDEAHQLPEVASRFFGKGSSSRQINNLISDCIAEQVKDAPEVTEIRDACDELKTKMAQFRLAFGTDNQRDSWAKIRYKPALQKAKENLLSDFQNLTDILQDVADRGKGLEQCAVRCLEIFQAFNAYGEEASDEITSIFWYETYSKGFVLHSTPIDIAALFKQQRDALPGSWIFTSATLEVGHDFDHFAQRLGLDSYEQGNWNSPFDYQQQSLLFLPEDLPEPSNFDYTEKLIQKAIPVLQASKGRAFLLFTSYRALNEAAKLLERKVDYPILIQGSLPKHQLLEKFRELGNAILLGTSSFWEGVDVRGEALSCVIIDKLPFASPGDPVMQARLEGIRKQGGNPFMDYQLPQAVISLKQGAGRLIRDMKDYGVLMIGDNRLKTKRYGKVFIESLPDMPRSNRLEDVQAFYQSWDDS
- the tsaB gene encoding tRNA (adenosine(37)-N6)-threonylcarbamoyltransferase complex dimerization subunit type 1 TsaB — translated: MKILAIDTATEACSAALYIDGVITEEYQLAPRDHTKLILKMVESLLEQAELKLTDLDALAFGRGPGSFTGVRISTGVIQGLAFASDLPVLPVSTLAALAQLAYDNHGYKAVLSGIDARMGEIYWGNYQLGENALMALTGDEKVSPAQNIKLPVDVSHKCCGAGSAWKSYSRELNETLGDQINDTYADYLPRASSITKLAVEAFNQGLAVKAAEALPVYLRNDVARKKADQ
- the prfB gene encoding peptide chain release factor 2 (programmed frameshift), whose amino-acid sequence is MLEINPIQNMITDLSARTDDLRGYLDFDTRKEELDEVNRELEQPDVWNDQERAQSLGKDRSRLEAIVLTIVNLDNGLSDAAELLEMSVEENDEDSIESVSQDLAQMEKDIEKLEFRRMFSGEMDHANAFLDIQSGSGGTEAQDWAEMILRMYLRWGEAHGFKTELIEVTAGDVAGIKGATISFQGDYAYGWLRTETGVHRLVRKSPFDSGSRRHTSFAAVFVSPEVDDDIEIDINPADLRIDVYRASGAGGQHINKTESAVRITHLPTNVVVQCQNDRSQHKNKASAMKQLKAKLYERELQIRSGDQQAIEDNKSDIGWGSQIRSYVLDSSRIKDLRTNVETGNTQAVLDGGIDMFIEASLKSGL
- the lysS gene encoding lysine--tRNA ligase, with product MTDENKTEETQQDENKLIAQRREKLTEMRENGNAFPNDFRRDNLAAELHAEYDGKTKEELEALNINVKVAGRMMAKRIMGKASFAQLQDMSGRIQLFLQRDSLPEGLYNEGFKKWDIGDIIGAEGVLFKTKTDELSVKLTNIQLLTKSLRPLPEKFHGLSDQETRYRQRYVDLIMNQEVRDTFHMRSKIVTYIRRFFEDRGYMDVETPMLQGIPGGATARPFETHHNALDMPMFMRIAPELYLKRLVVGGFEKVFEINRNFRNEGVSTRHNPEFTMLEFYQSYADYNDLMDITEALLHGLAKDVVGKAKIEYQGDVYDFGSKFTRLSVFDSILKYNPELKASDIDNMESARKVAENLEIPLKDIYGLGKVQIEIFEKTVEHRLMDPTFITEYPTEVSPLARRNDDNHFITDRFEFFVGGREIANGFSELNDAEDQAERFKQQVAEKDAGDNEAMHFDADYIRALEHGLPPTAGEGIGIDRLVMLLTDSPSIRDVILFPHMRAEV
- the thiL gene encoding thiamine-phosphate kinase, which produces MSEFDLINHFFKSTTVNRADVLLGIGDDCAILSPPDNKKLAVSTDTLISGVHFPESASAEDIGYKSLAVNLSDLAAMGAEPAWVSLAISLPEANKVWLKNFISGFNELAEKFNVALIGGDTTQGPLSVTINVTGFVDPDKALKRSNASPGDFIFVTGDIGDAHLGLKSILNDNFNNRLTNQQISYCEKKLNRPQPRFDAGNQLKTFSASAIDISDGLLADLSHICKASNVGAVLNIDKIPVSDALLNYYQDKPDWHSVLTAGDDYELCFTCPKSQSFEMQKIMKENNVTVSCIGEISENTEIICKLNNQKLDFEQTGYNHF
- a CDS encoding phosphatidylglycerophosphatase A produces the protein MKNNIKIPFSYMKNPVHLVAVGFGSGLMPKAPGTFGTLAAIPLYLVISQFDLWLYLALTVIVTVLGVFICDYTSKALGVHDHSGIVIDEIAGYFITMIAVPFDWLWIVVGFVLFRFFDILKPWPISWLDKNLHGGLGIMLDDVLAGFFSLLCLHIIISIS